DNA sequence from the Terriglobia bacterium genome:
GCTGGCTGATCCTGCTGTCCCTCGACGGCGGGATCGCCGCGGCGAGCTTCTGGACCGCGATGATGCTCCGCTTCGACGGGCGGGTCACGACCCCGTACGCGGAGGAGCTGCCGGGGCTCATACTGGTCCTGGCCGGCTGCCGCATGCTCGCCAACCTCGGCTTCCGCCTGCACCGGTGGTCGTTCCGGTTCTCGAGCCTGACCGACGGCGCCCGGATCGGCGGGGCCGGCCTCTCCGGCTCCTGCTTGTTCATCGCGGTCCTCTACCTCCTCGAGGTGCACGGCACGCCGCGGTCGGTGGTGGTCCTCGAGCTCCTGCTCTCGACCGCCCTGATGGGTGCTCTGCGCTTCTCGCCCAGGCTCGCCGGCCTCTACGCGTCGGACCTGGCGCGGAGCTTCAGGAAGGGGACCGTCCGCACGCTGATCGTCGGCGCGGGGTCGGCGGGCGAGATGCTCCTCCGGGACGTCCAGCGCTCGGGAGGGCACGACTACCAGGTGGTCGGGTTCGTGGACGACGACCCCGGCAAGTGGGGGATGATCGTCGGCGGGAGGAAGGTGCTGGGGGCGATCGCCGAGCTGCCGCGGATCGCCGCGGCGACCCACGCGGTCCAGGTCCTGATCGCGATCCCGAAGCTCCAGGGGAAGCGGATCCGGGAGATCCTGTCGCTCTGCGCCGATCTCAAGCTGCGGTTCAAGATCCTTCCGGTGTCGTTCGCGTACCTCCAGCAGCGCGGCGCCGCGCAGATGATCCAGGACCTGTCGCCGGACGACCTCCTCATGCGCGACCCCGTGACGTTCGCGGATGGCGGAACGCCGGAGGCGATGGCGGAGCGGACGGCCCTCGTGACCGGCGCGGGCGGCTCCATCGGCAGCGAGATCTGCGTCCAGCTCCTCAAGGCCGGGGTCAAGTCCCTGGTCATGGTGGAGATGAACGAGAACGGCATGTACCTCCTGGGCCGGCGCCTCGCCCGCGAGTACCCCGGGCGCGAGGTGTCGATGGAGGTCGCGGACGTCCGGGATCCCGGGCGGGTGCGGGCGCTGTTCCGGAAGTACCGGCCCCGGGACGTCTTCCATGCCGCGGCGCACAAGCACGTGCCGCTCATGGAGACGGCCCCCGGCGAGGCGGTCAAGAACAACATCCTGGGCACCCGGAACGTCGCCCTGGCGGCGCACGAATTCGGCGCCGAGCGGTTCCTGTACATCTCCACCGACAAGGCGGTCCGGCCGACCAGCGTGATGGGGACGAGCAAGAGGATCGGCGAGATGGTCGTGAGGGCCATGGCGCGGCGGTCCTTCACCCGGTTCTGCGCCGTCCGGTTCGGGAACGTCCTGGGCTCGGCCGGCTCCGTCGTCCCGCTCTTCCGCGACCAGATCGCGGCCGGCGGGCCCGTGACCGTGACGCACCCCGACGTGCGCCGGTATTTCATGACGATCTCGGAAGCGGTGTCGCTCGTCCTGCGCGCGGCGTACGGCGACTACTCCGAGCTGTGCGTCCTCGACATGGGGGAGCAGATCCGCATCCTCGACCTCGCGCGCCACATGATCACGATGGCGGGGCTCGTGCCGGACGTGGACGTGCCCATCGTGTTCACAGGGCTGAGGCCCGGGGAGAAGCTCTACGAGGAGCTGCTCACCGAGGAGGAGGAGCGGCAGCAGAGGGTCCACGAGAAGATCTTGGCCGCCGAGTGCCCCGCCCCGCCGGAGGACCTCGACGCGTGCATAGAGGAGCTGGCCGACGCCGCGGAGTCCGGCCGGGCCACCCGGGTGATCGAGGTGATGCGCCACCTGGTCCCGCGCTACCGGCCGCACGGCCTCACGCTCGTGGACGAGGAGGAGATCGAGCGGGCCGACGTCGGGAGCGCGTAGCCGGACGTGGGGGCGCGACGAGTCCTGCGGGGAGCGGCGCTCGGCGCTTCGGCCGTCGTCCTGGCGGCCTTCGCGTGGCTCTCGGTCGAGGTCTATCGCGCCCACGCCGACCCGGAGCGCTTCTTGGCGCGGCCCGGGGGCCTCGCGTGGATCGTCGCGCCGACGTCGAAGTCGCTGAACGGGGCGGCGGAGGCGCACCTCACGCGCGCCCTCGAGGAGCTGAACGACGCCTCGAAGCCGCCCGCGGAAAGGCTCGCGCGCTACCGGGAGCACATCGCCGCGGCGGACCGGCTCCTCGCCAGGAGCCTCCGGGCGAACCCGGCGCAGGCTCGCGCCCTGGCGCAGCTGGCGGCGATCCGCTGGGAGACCGAGGTGCCGGTCGGCGAGGCGGCGGAAGCCCGTTACCTCGACATGATCGGGACCGCGTCGAGAATGGCGCCCGGGGTCCCCGACGTCCAGCTCCGGCTGGGCGAGCTGCTGCTCAGGATGGG
Encoded proteins:
- a CDS encoding polysaccharide biosynthesis protein, with translation MAPVSAVRRAAERVWASNTARWLILLSLDGGIAAASFWTAMMLRFDGRVTTPYAEELPGLILVLAGCRMLANLGFRLHRWSFRFSSLTDGARIGGAGLSGSCLFIAVLYLLEVHGTPRSVVVLELLLSTALMGALRFSPRLAGLYASDLARSFRKGTVRTLIVGAGSAGEMLLRDVQRSGGHDYQVVGFVDDDPGKWGMIVGGRKVLGAIAELPRIAAATHAVQVLIAIPKLQGKRIREILSLCADLKLRFKILPVSFAYLQQRGAAQMIQDLSPDDLLMRDPVTFADGGTPEAMAERTALVTGAGGSIGSEICVQLLKAGVKSLVMVEMNENGMYLLGRRLAREYPGREVSMEVADVRDPGRVRALFRKYRPRDVFHAAAHKHVPLMETAPGEAVKNNILGTRNVALAAHEFGAERFLYISTDKAVRPTSVMGTSKRIGEMVVRAMARRSFTRFCAVRFGNVLGSAGSVVPLFRDQIAAGGPVTVTHPDVRRYFMTISEAVSLVLRAAYGDYSELCVLDMGEQIRILDLARHMITMAGLVPDVDVPIVFTGLRPGEKLYEELLTEEEERQQRVHEKILAAECPAPPEDLDACIEELADAAESGRATRVIEVMRHLVPRYRPHGLTLVDEEEIERADVGSA